In the Elstera cyanobacteriorum genome, one interval contains:
- a CDS encoding TetR/AcrR family transcriptional regulator, with translation MANAPTEAASLTPVILGPKTSRGEKTRQRILDAAERDIGGRGFSDASISTITQEAKVAQGTFYLYFRSKEDILRELVLRMGRRLRRHLTLATTGLTDRLEIEKRGLAAFLSFVRENPNLYRVVAESQFVDEETYRRYYHDFANNYRQALETAADAGQISPGDAEVRAWALMGLSDFLGRRYALWDRETPIEAVVDGAFALMAQGMAPGAAR, from the coding sequence ATGGCGAATGCACCGACAGAAGCGGCATCGCTGACCCCGGTTATCCTCGGCCCGAAAACGAGCCGGGGGGAGAAGACCCGTCAGCGCATCCTCGACGCCGCCGAGCGGGATATCGGCGGGCGGGGGTTTTCGGACGCCTCGATCAGTACCATCACCCAGGAGGCAAAGGTGGCCCAAGGCACCTTCTACCTCTATTTCCGGTCGAAGGAAGATATCCTGCGCGAACTGGTGCTGCGGATGGGGCGGCGCTTGCGCCGTCACCTAACCCTTGCCACGACGGGGCTGACGGACCGGCTGGAGATCGAAAAACGCGGCCTTGCGGCTTTTCTATCCTTCGTTCGGGAGAATCCCAATCTTTATCGCGTGGTTGCTGAATCACAATTTGTGGATGAAGAAACCTACCGCCGCTACTATCATGATTTCGCAAACAACTACCGGCAGGCTCTGGAAACAGCGGCGGACGCTGGTCAGATTTCGCCGGGGGATGCGGAAGTGCGGGCGTGGGCTTTGATGGGATTAAGCGATTTTCTGGGGCGGCGCTATGCCCTATGGGACCGGGAAACCCCGATTGAAGCGGTGGTGGACGGCGCTTTTGCCCTGATGGCGCAGGGTATGGCCCCGGGGGCGGCGCGATGA